The DNA sequence AAATACGCCTCCGGGTTTATTGACAAGTTTCCGAACATGGCTGATGCTGATTTTTTCCATAATAACTTCCTGGATCGCCTGGAAGTATCCCGATTCGTCCTCATTGAAAATAACCAAGTCGATGTAGAGGCCTTTGATTTTCCAATATTCATGAATGGTCAGGATTTGATCCACCAGCTTGAGCTGGCTGCTGTCCTGAATCTTCAGCATGACAACCGGCAGGTCTCCTGATATGCCATGAGACCAGAGAGAGGTTTGTCCAAGCTGATTAGATGCTGCGGGGCTTTTCTGGATTGGGCAGCCGTAGATGACCTGCCCAGCCAGACTGGAAATCATATTGGCTTCTCCAAAAGACAGTTGAAGGTTCGTTAATTCCATCAGATTTTGCGACCATGCCAATTCCTTGGCTTGCGTGATCACATAGCCACTGCGATATTTCTGGGCAAGCTGAAGGACAGATTCCAGCTTATTGCCGTATCCGGTCAGGAAATAGACAGATACCGTTCTTCCCGGATCAATTCTCACCCTGGCCCGCAGACTTAAGATTGGATCAAGAACCGCTCCTACCGAATTGGACAAAGGCTGGTTAATATCCATGACCCTAGGGTCGGCCAACGTTCGTCCGCGTCCAATAAATTTGACTCTGTCTGTCTCATACTCGGTTTCCCCAAACATATTTCCTTCACTGAACAAGGTATGCATCATATAATGTTCAGCGTTGTGCAAATGCCGCGGCCGCCGAAAAGCGACAAGGGTATTATTTTCATACTTTGTCTGGATGAACAGCTTGCTGAAGGCGGGATGAGCCATATCCGCCGAGAGTTCATCCAAAGCAACTTCCACATAACTTGTCAGCTGGAGATCCCTGGAATAACTGCTTTGATTGGTCAGCGTGATTTTCCTGATCTCTACAGGATCCTCAGGAGCGACGAATACATCTGTCTGCGTGATGATATTTCCGTCTTTGCGGATATACTTGACCGTATTCGGGAAACAGGTTACCTTGTATTCCTCAGGCTGCGTCTGTACCGGTTTGGCTGTAGCCGACCAAAGATTTCCCGAATTAAGATTTTGGACATAGAAAAATGTTCCGTACCCGTCCATGGCGGGATCTTTGCGCCAACGGGTCAGAAAAAGATGATTATACTGACTGTAGCCTGTACCGGAAAGTGTAAGCATGACGGCATATTCCCGGTTCGAAATGAAACTGCAGCGCGGAACCCGGGTATTCGGACTCAGGTAGACCACAGGTTTCTCTCCGAGTTTGCAGGAAATAGCGCGGACTTCCTTTTCTCCGGTTTCTTCGATGATCGGATTAAACGTATATTCTTTCAACGGAACCTGCTCCTGCAGCAGCATTTCAATCGATTTAATGACCGGTTCCCGGTGGAAGCGCTCCTGCATCCTGTTTGCTTCAAGGACATTCCCTAAGGCAATCAGGCTCATCCCCTGATGGTGAGACATATAGCTCTTGACGATGCTGGATTCCTCATTATACGGAACTCTGCTTTTGGTATAGTCAATCGCTTCAAACAGTCCGAATACACCGTTATAACCTTTATTTTTCATCATACGGAGGTTTTCCATACTTGCTTTAAAATCAATCGGCAGCGCCATAAAAGTCGAATACGGGGATATAACCATATCCTTGGACAATCCTCTTTTCAGGCCTAAGCCCGGAACGCCAAAAGCTTTATATTGGTAATTATTCTGGATATCAAAACAGAAAAATCCCGATTCGGATATCCCCCACGGCATCTTGGCCTTCTTTGAGTGCGCCTGTTGGATCTTTACCACAGAGCGATAGGATTCATCAAGGAGCGTTCCACGATAGTTATTAAACAGAATAGAAGGCATTAAAAACTCAAACATGGTTCCACTCCAGGATACCAGACAGCGCCTGCCGTTTATTCTGGTCAGCGGCCGGGCCATCTTAAACCAGTGGCTTTGAGGCACATCCCCTTTGGCAATTGCCAACAGACTGGTCTGCCTGGCTTCCGAGGCCAGCAAGTCATAATAGGATTTATCCCGTTTTCGCTCTGTTAAATTGTAGCCGATCGTAAACAGCTTGATCTGATCGTCAAACAAGGGCTTGAAGTTCATTCTGTACACTAAATGATGAAGATCTTTCTGTAGCTTCCCAGCACGGAGCAAAGTCAGAACGGCTCGTTTAAGCCCGCGATAGAGATAAGGCTGTAATTCCTTACCGGCGGTTTCCGGATTGTTCAGCAAGCCCAGATATTCCCGAATAAGAGATTTGACTGGGTACTGTCCGAGCTTTCGCAAAGAATCAGGCAGGTTAGGCAGGGTCAGGAACGGGAAAAAATATTCCAGCGCATTTTTTTGGTCTTGAAGCATCCGAGCCAGAGCCTCCGGCCAAAAATCTTTTGTGATCAGCCTGAGGTCTGTTTCGGGTTTCTCAGCCGTATTTCCGTTTTGATCTGCGGAATTTCTGAAACGATTGCACGTCAGTTTTGCCCATTTGTCTACAAATGCATAACAAGTTTGAAGGTCTGTTATTCCTGCGCAAGCTCCGGCTTTTTCAGCTCGCTCACTTGCCATGATGGCTTTCAATTCTGTGCTAAAAGATCCCCTGACGTCAGGATCCACCGTGCCGGCATTCTCCTGACTCAGCAGATAAGTATCCATGAACCCCTGCAGCATGTTTTGCCCGATTAGTGGTTTCCCCGAAATTTCGGCCAGGCCGTTTTTTAGGGCAATCATATAGCCTGCCAGGTTGCCGCTGTCAACCGTTGAAATATAGATCGGGTGAAGTGGTTCCAGCGTCTGCGTATCGTACCAGTTATAGATATGCCCATTCCATTTTGGCATTCCTTGGATCGTCCGGAGCGTATTCCTGACCCGGCTCAGCATTCTTTCCGTGCTTACATAGCCGAGATCTCCGGCTGTAAGGTTAGCCAGCAGCGCCAGCCCGATGTTGGTAGGTGATGTCCTGCAGGCCTCTCCTTTATGCGGTTCCATCTGGATATTATCCGGAGGCAGATAATTGTTTTTCGCATTAACAAAAAGATCAAAATAAGCCCAGACCTGCCGGGAGAACATACGAAGCTCCCGGTGGTCTTCGGAAGAAATCTCTGTGATAGAATCAGCATAAGGCAGACTCATTCGATAGGCAAGCCATGGTGACGTCAACCAGCTGATCAGCAGGATCGTCAGGATTATCCCGGTAAGCAGGCTCACATAAAAATAACCGGATAGAAAGAAAAGGCTCATCACGATGCCGCGCGCCATTCTATGATAAAAATTCCAGGCGTCTAACTGAAGATGCGTTTCAGAATCTGCCGCCGTCTCCCATTCGAGTAAATTGCGTTTGGTGATGGTTTGTCTCCCAAGACTCCTAAATACAGCATCCAGTTGATTGTACGCTTGATACGGCAGCACCGCGATACTGAACAGGATCTGGCTGATTCCTAGTTTCAGCTCAAACTTAAAGATCCTGAAGGTTATGCTGCGGTCGATAAGGCGTCCGCCAATGTTCAGAAGCAGCGGTAAACTTAAACTCAGCAGGACTAAAATCGCCAGCTGGCTGAAGAACTGATGCAGCGCGGTAACGGCTAGAAAAAGAATAATTATCTGAAAAGGCGTTTCCAGGCTCCGCCTGAGATTGTCAAAAATCTTCCAGCGGGATACAGCGGAAAAGTCCTGCTGAAACATATAACGCGCAATTTGCCAGTCTCCCCTTATCCAACGATGAGCCCTTTTGGTATGCGACAAAAATTTGGTCGGATATCCGTCAAAAAATTCAATATCCGTCGCTAAGGCTGTACGCGCATAGAGACCTTCAATCAGGTCGTGACTCAGGATCCTATTATCCGGAAAGGCATTTTGGGTCACGGCGTGAAATACTTTCAGATCATAGATGCCTTTTCCTGTGAATATCCCTTCGCCAAAGAGATCCTGATAGATATCTGAAATCGCGCATGTATAGGGATCAATGCCTGCTGTTCCGGTGAATACCCTGGCAAAAGGCGAAGCAAACGCACTAGCCGCCGTAAGACCGATCCGCGGCTGGATAATACCATAGCCATAGGCGATACTTTTGCCGTTTTCAGCCAGTCTTGCTTCATTCATCGGATGCGCAATTGTACCAATCAGCTTGCGCGCAGAATCTCTGGGCAGTATCGTATCGGCATCCAGCGTGATGACATAGCGCATTCCTTGCATGTCTTCCGGCTTTCCTGTCCGGATAAAGTAACTTGTCTCTCCCTCGTGCAGAAGCAGCCTGTTGAATTCAATCAGCTTTCCCCTTTTTCTTTCCCATCCCATCCAGGTCTTATCTTTTTCGTTCCATTTTCTTTCTCTGTGAAAATAGAAAAAACGCTCTTCCCCATATTTATCATTCAATCTTGCCGCCGCTTTGACACCTGCCTGAATGATTTCATCATCCCCGGGCTGTTTGGCCGCAGGGGCATCTGCAAAATCACCAAGAACGGCAAAACACAGGTTTTGATCCCGGTTGCTTAAATAGTGTGCTTCTAGTTGTTCCATTTGCTGCCGGACTTTGGACGGATGATTGAAAATCGCCGGGATCACAACAATTGTTTTGTATTGTTCCGGTATCCCGTTATCCAGGTACAATTTTGGCAGAAAGTTCGGAGACAGCATTCTGCAGAACAGACGATTAATGAAACAGACAGCCATGCCATTGATCAGGATCAGCGCTCCGATCAGGCCCAGAAGCATACTTCCTGCCAATACACTGCCAGAATCATTTTTCGTCAGATCGAGAAAAATAAGAAAAGGTATCAGTGTCGCCAGAAATATTAACCCGAGGTAGGACAAGGCAGGTTTTAATTTTAGATAGCAGTATATGCCATGAAAAGACTTCTTTACCCTGCCCCAATTGTCGGCCAGCTCCTTTTCCAGGCGCACCTTGCCGGAACCAAACAAGTAATAGCCAACGTGGTTAAAAGGCGCAGACTGGTTTTGGGCAGCTAATTTTTCTAATGTTCTGGCCACAATGATTTCTGTAACTTTATATTTTCCTGCCAGACCTTCTATCTCATGCCTGTATTTGTCCCGGGAATCGAAATCCATCTTGTCAAATATTTTGGCCGGATCCTTTTGAAGGGTTTGCTGTACCAGGCTGACATCCTCGAAAAAAGCAGACCAGTTCTCAGCGTTAATCTGTTTGATATCCGTGACAAGTTTGCCCATGGCTGCTCCCTGAGCTGTCAGAAAATGATGTTCAGAATTTACGGCCTTCTCCACCGTTGTATTTTGTCTGCTGGCCGCATTATCAAGCCAATTGTATAGTATTTTAGCTTCTGGGCCATGTTCCTTGAGCTTTCTGGCGATTCTTTCCATGAAAATTGCCGTGAGCACGTCTTCAGTATCATGCCCAGATGCAGGAGCCATTTCAGCTACAGGCGTTTCAGTGTCCGTGCATCCGTCAAATACAATCTTCAGCCAATCATCAGCTTTTCTTCTTTCGGTCTGGATATAAAGAATGCGCTCAACCTGATAGTAGACTTTTTCCAGCAGCAGTACTTTTAGCATCATTGGAACAGCCCATATCTCAGCAGATGAAAGCGGTGCCTCTTCTTGATACCCGGCGATAAACGCCTTTAACTGATCAAAATTCAATTCATGTTCGCACTGTTTTAGAAATTCGGCTATAATCAGATAAATTCTGGGGTAACCGGCGTTATCCCCTCCTTTTAAATACTGTAGCTTGCTTTCATATTCTTTGGAGATATCCTTGGTCAGTCCTGTGATTAATTCGCTGATAATGTAGTAATTGTCTAGATACCATTCTGCTGCGGGAATAACGTCTTCCGTTTCATAGTAATATTCATTGATTGGAGAATAAGCTTCACGGATATAGGCACTTTGTCTTTTAATAACCGGCAGCAGGCTCCGACCTTTAGGGGTAAGCCCCAGCCAGTTATGGAATTGAGCAAGTTCCGAGATCTTCATATTTCAACCCCAACATATTTTTTTCTTTACTCATTATGTCCATTTCTGCGGGCATAATTCGTAATTTGCAGCCTGCTGGGGCAAATCGCCGCTCCCTGCCATCCGTGGTAGCGCAGTATTCGTCCATCTCTAGTACAGTGTATTTAAAATAAATAGGTACATAACATTCAGACTTTAGTATCTCGGGCCTGTCTGCCTGCCACAATTCCGCTTTCGACCATTGTGTCATCAAAAAGGAAAGACGCCTCAAATTTGAAGCGTCTTACTGAGCCAAGCTTTGATACAGCCCTTTCTTTTGAATTACTGAGTGTATTGTATTAGGCGGAAATAGTCATCTTAAGAAAAATAACCTTGAAAATCTTCGAGGGATATCAGTATCTCCCTCGGTTTATTGCCCTCGCTACGGCCAACGACGCCGGCGTCCTCCAGCATATCCATCAGGCGGGCTGCCCGGGAATACCCAACTCTCAGACGCCTTTGCAGATAAGATACCGAAGCAATCCCGGATGTAATCACCAGCTCGCCGGCTTCAGCAAAACGCTCGTCAAGATCTTCATCTGGCTTTTCAGAGGTTGTGGTTTCTTCGAGCAGATTTTCATCGAGCTCATAAGCTGATCTGCCCTGTTTTTTCCAATGTTCAATGACATTTTTTGTTTCTTGCTCGTCGATAAAGCAACCGTGAACTCTTTGGGGTTTATTCAGGCCAATCGGGGAATACAGCATGTCCCCTTTGCCCAATAATTTCTCGGCGCCGCCCCCATCAAGGATTGTTCTGGAATCAATCTGCGAGGAAACGGCAAAAGAGATCCGGCTTGGGATATTCGCTTTAATAAGTCCTGTAATAACATTCACCGACGGACGCTGCGTGGCTATGACCAGATGAATCCCTGCCGCTCTAGCCATTTGAGCAAGTCTGCAAATAGCCTCTTCGATTTCATTGGCAGCTACCATCATAAGATCGGCCAGCTCGTCAATCACGACGACAATGTAAGGTAACGGCTTATCCATATTCCTATTGTAGTGATCAATGTCACGAACGCCACTGGAGGCAAACAGTTCATAGCGGTCTTCCATTTCCCTGACAATGAATTTAAGGTATTTGGATGCTTTCTTCGGATCGGTAACGACCGCTGAAAGCAGATGGGGGATGCCGTTATACTGGTTAAGTTCAACCATTTTGGGGTCGATCAAAAGCAGTTTGACCTGATCAGGTGTATAGGAAAACAGCAGCGAATTCAAAAGACAATTAATAAAAATACTTTTCCCGGAGCCGGTAGCGCCGGCAACAAGCAAATGCGGCATTTTTGCGAGCTCACCGATAACAGGCTGGTCCGCAATATCTTTGCCAAGCGCAATTTTCAGCTTACCGCCAGAACCCATAAACGATTCAGATCCAATCACTTCTCTAAAGTAGACGGTCCTGGACTTTTGACACGGCACTTCAATCCCTACAGCCGCTTTGCCCGGGATCGGTGCTTCAATCCGGATATCTCTCGAAGCCATGGCCAAAGCAATATCATCTGCCAGATTGACAATTTTACTGATTTTCGTTCCCGGAGCAGGTGAGAGCTCATAACGTGTGATGACCGGGCCGACGGTAATATTGGTAACTTTTGCGGTCACTCCGAATGTGCTTAAGACATCCTCCAGAAGCTCCGGGGTTGTGCGCTCTGCCGCCGCGGTGGTGTTTTCCCTGCGCCGCAGTAATTCGATCCTCGGCAGTATCCAGGCTTTCGTTTTGATGTCGTCGTAGTCGTATTCCGCAGAGATATCTGCAGATATATTTACCGATGGTTTTGATTCATACGCCTTATAAAAATTTCCGTGAATTTTTTCTTCAGTCACAGGAGTCGCTGCCATCACTTGCGTTACGGAAGCTACTT is a window from the Dehalobacter sp. DCA genome containing:
- a CDS encoding DNA translocase FtsK yields the protein MRLVGRILIKALSLLYFFMFLIGILGYFEIQEFSTNVFSFFKELLGNYALGLPVICLIFAVVCWLMSGTKREQEFDDDDDDDDDEYDNRYDEYKRKKNTMKDRPVDKARSTEQARSDELSKRISTARSREVQANRLANKAASEPETGIPVSLARENGFSSYFAERLFVNDEPVATKDHLGHLGANFSSYFGEGNKSFYISENTVSMNGFKDYFKESKKDIRKNNTLPLESADKEKKQDTLFQRNNYFQERQQVASVTQVMAATPVTEEKIHGNFYKAYESKPSVNISADISAEYDYDDIKTKAWILPRIELLRRRENTTAAAERTTPELLEDVLSTFGVTAKVTNITVGPVITRYELSPAPGTKISKIVNLADDIALAMASRDIRIEAPIPGKAAVGIEVPCQKSRTVYFREVIGSESFMGSGGKLKIALGKDIADQPVIGELAKMPHLLVAGATGSGKSIFINCLLNSLLFSYTPDQVKLLLIDPKMVELNQYNGIPHLLSAVVTDPKKASKYLKFIVREMEDRYELFASSGVRDIDHYNRNMDKPLPYIVVVIDELADLMMVAANEIEEAICRLAQMARAAGIHLVIATQRPSVNVITGLIKANIPSRISFAVSSQIDSRTILDGGGAEKLLGKGDMLYSPIGLNKPQRVHGCFIDEQETKNVIEHWKKQGRSAYELDENLLEETTTSEKPDEDLDERFAEAGELVITSGIASVSYLQRRLRVGYSRAARLMDMLEDAGVVGRSEGNKPREILISLEDFQGYFS
- a CDS encoding GH36-type glycosyl hydrolase domain-containing protein, translated to MKISELAQFHNWLGLTPKGRSLLPVIKRQSAYIREAYSPINEYYYETEDVIPAAEWYLDNYYIISELITGLTKDISKEYESKLQYLKGGDNAGYPRIYLIIAEFLKQCEHELNFDQLKAFIAGYQEEAPLSSAEIWAVPMMLKVLLLEKVYYQVERILYIQTERRKADDWLKIVFDGCTDTETPVAEMAPASGHDTEDVLTAIFMERIARKLKEHGPEAKILYNWLDNAASRQNTTVEKAVNSEHHFLTAQGAAMGKLVTDIKQINAENWSAFFEDVSLVQQTLQKDPAKIFDKMDFDSRDKYRHEIEGLAGKYKVTEIIVARTLEKLAAQNQSAPFNHVGYYLFGSGKVRLEKELADNWGRVKKSFHGIYCYLKLKPALSYLGLIFLATLIPFLIFLDLTKNDSGSVLAGSMLLGLIGALILINGMAVCFINRLFCRMLSPNFLPKLYLDNGIPEQYKTIVVIPAIFNHPSKVRQQMEQLEAHYLSNRDQNLCFAVLGDFADAPAAKQPGDDEIIQAGVKAAARLNDKYGEERFFYFHRERKWNEKDKTWMGWERKRGKLIEFNRLLLHEGETSYFIRTGKPEDMQGMRYVITLDADTILPRDSARKLIGTIAHPMNEARLAENGKSIAYGYGIIQPRIGLTAASAFASPFARVFTGTAGIDPYTCAISDIYQDLFGEGIFTGKGIYDLKVFHAVTQNAFPDNRILSHDLIEGLYARTALATDIEFFDGYPTKFLSHTKRAHRWIRGDWQIARYMFQQDFSAVSRWKIFDNLRRSLETPFQIIILFLAVTALHQFFSQLAILVLLSLSLPLLLNIGGRLIDRSITFRIFKFELKLGISQILFSIAVLPYQAYNQLDAVFRSLGRQTITKRNLLEWETAADSETHLQLDAWNFYHRMARGIVMSLFFLSGYFYVSLLTGIILTILLISWLTSPWLAYRMSLPYADSITEISSEDHRELRMFSRQVWAYFDLFVNAKNNYLPPDNIQMEPHKGEACRTSPTNIGLALLANLTAGDLGYVSTERMLSRVRNTLRTIQGMPKWNGHIYNWYDTQTLEPLHPIYISTVDSGNLAGYMIALKNGLAEISGKPLIGQNMLQGFMDTYLLSQENAGTVDPDVRGSFSTELKAIMASERAEKAGACAGITDLQTCYAFVDKWAKLTCNRFRNSADQNGNTAEKPETDLRLITKDFWPEALARMLQDQKNALEYFFPFLTLPNLPDSLRKLGQYPVKSLIREYLGLLNNPETAGKELQPYLYRGLKRAVLTLLRAGKLQKDLHHLVYRMNFKPLFDDQIKLFTIGYNLTERKRDKSYYDLLASEARQTSLLAIAKGDVPQSHWFKMARPLTRINGRRCLVSWSGTMFEFLMPSILFNNYRGTLLDESYRSVVKIQQAHSKKAKMPWGISESGFFCFDIQNNYQYKAFGVPGLGLKRGLSKDMVISPYSTFMALPIDFKASMENLRMMKNKGYNGVFGLFEAIDYTKSRVPYNEESSIVKSYMSHHQGMSLIALGNVLEANRMQERFHREPVIKSIEMLLQEQVPLKEYTFNPIIEETGEKEVRAISCKLGEKPVVYLSPNTRVPRCSFISNREYAVMLTLSGTGYSQYNHLFLTRWRKDPAMDGYGTFFYVQNLNSGNLWSATAKPVQTQPEEYKVTCFPNTVKYIRKDGNIITQTDVFVAPEDPVEIRKITLTNQSSYSRDLQLTSYVEVALDELSADMAHPAFSKLFIQTKYENNTLVAFRRPRHLHNAEHYMMHTLFSEGNMFGETEYETDRVKFIGRGRTLADPRVMDINQPLSNSVGAVLDPILSLRARVRIDPGRTVSVYFLTGYGNKLESVLQLAQKYRSGYVITQAKELAWSQNLMELTNLQLSFGEANMISSLAGQVIYGCPIQKSPAASNQLGQTSLWSHGISGDLPVVMLKIQDSSQLKLVDQILTIHEYWKIKGLYIDLVIFNEDESGYFQAIQEVIMEKISISHVRKLVNKPGGVFLLKKDQLSAEDDVLLHTVASVIFSGENGSLNHQIMKCLRAGEKIIDEPAASEHTSGERITIEQIAGNRITSERSEKGSLPVQDVNQTCRTVLESKKTEGLKFFNGYGGFTDNGKEYVIINEENQPTPLPWVNVIANEKFGTIISEAGASYTWSQNSREYKLSPWSNDPLLDVSGEAIFIKDEDSQDYWSPLPQPVRDSQPYLIRHGQGYTVFEHSSLGINQETRVFIPLGQNLKITALRLTNKNTLPKRLSLYYYLEWVLGVNREQNMPYLLTELHDKTIFCQNVYQEEFAGRAAFITGSGADYLSSTSDRIEFLGVGGSLAKPEGILSCLSGKMGTNIDPCAVLQLQVTLDPGEEKTVYFLLGDEQNRETALSLVQAFRSPDRIEEAFQDVSHYWDDVLSHIQISTPEPSFDLLVNRWLLYQTIVCRIWARSGFYQTGGAYGYRDQLQDVMPLAVIKPEITRKQIILHSSRQFPEGDVQHWWHLETGKGIRTKFSDDLLWLPYVTADYLEHTEDFSILEEKTSFLKLEALGENEDERYAVPETSEQSGSVYEHCVRAIDRSLRFGGHGLPLIGTGDWNDGFSTIGREGNGESVWLGWFILAVLKRFIPICARKDDNERVEKYTGILDDLQVNMEKHGWDGSWYRRAYYDDGSPVGSITNSECQIDAIAQSWSILSGSALKSRAADAMLAVERYLWDKEAALLKLLTPPFDKTDKNPGYIKAYIPGVRENGGQYTHAAAWAILAFSKLGSRDKAMELFQMLNPVNHARTGIEVSQYKAEPYVIAADVYAVQPNVGRGGWTWYTGAAGWMYQAALEGILGLQITGDKLSLTPCVPSNWETYSLTYRHKNSTYQIKVNCRQPAGAETGESMTSTKIKVDDKVQDHFPIALSDDGKNHVVEISL